Proteins encoded together in one Labrus bergylta chromosome 20, fLabBer1.1, whole genome shotgun sequence window:
- the LOC109981985 gene encoding cAMP-responsive element modulator-like isoform X1, whose amino-acid sequence MAVTGDETETGTAGDMTACQLRNPSSSLPQGVAGAGAHSSQKPKAEALQKRELRLMKNREAARECRRKKKEYVKCLENRVAVLENQNKTLIEELRALKNVYRHKAE is encoded by the exons GCACTGCGGGTGACATGACTGCCTGCCAGCTGCGTAACCCCAGCTCCAGCCTCCCTCAGGGGGTCGCAGGAGCCGGCGCTCACAGCTCCCAGAAACCTAAAGCGGAAGCCTTACAGAAGAGGGAGCTCCGCTTGATGAAGAACAG GGAAGCCGCCCGGGAGTGTCGGAGAAAGAAGAAGGAATATGTCAAATGCCTTGAAAATCGCGTGGCTGTGCTCGAAAATCAAAACAAGACTCTGATTGAGGAGCTTAGAGCCCTAAAAAACGTCTATCGACACAAAGCCGAGTGA
- the LOC109981985 gene encoding cAMP-responsive element modulator-like isoform X2, whose amino-acid sequence MAVTGDETETGTAGDMTACQLRNPSSSLPQGVAGAGAHSSQKPKAEALQKRELRLMKNRKAASESRIRKKEYMHYLEDRLAALEMENATLKARLQLSNDTCPDE is encoded by the exons GCACTGCGGGTGACATGACTGCCTGCCAGCTGCGTAACCCCAGCTCCAGCCTCCCTCAGGGGGTCGCAGGAGCCGGCGCTCACAGCTCCCAGAAACCTAAAGCGGAAGCCTTACAGAAGAGGGAGCTCCGCTTGATGAAGAACAG GAAGGCTGCCAGTGAATCCAGGATTAGGAAGAAGGAATATATGCACTACCTGGAGGACCGCCTCGCTGCACTGGAGATGGAGAACGCCACGCTGAAGGCACGGCTGCAGCTCTCCAACGACACCTGCCCGGATGAGTGA